A stretch of the Flavobacteriales bacterium genome encodes the following:
- a CDS encoding DNA polymerase clamp loader subunit A (The founding member of this family is gp62 from phage T4.), whose amino-acid sequence DEDSLTEKEYVPFIVNRTLSYFPDTVLYVNEVNLRGHLDNRLQNDYLLNSIRKKKRFARWLKPDANEDIDAIKEYYSCNYRKAYEIAKVLTGDQLSLIHKRMKRGGFQNGRRKKK is encoded by the coding sequence GGATGAAGACTCTTTGACAGAAAAGGAATATGTTCCGTTTATTGTCAACCGCACATTGTCTTATTTTCCAGACACAGTTCTTTATGTCAATGAAGTAAACCTTCGGGGACATCTTGACAATCGCTTGCAGAATGACTATCTACTAAATAGCATTAGGAAGAAAAAGCGATTTGCGAGATGGTTGAAGCCTGATGCGAACGAAGATATTGACGCGATCAAAGAGTATTATTCTTGTAATTATAGAAAGGCTTATGAGATCGCAAAGGTACTGACAGGTGATCAGCTATCTCTTATACATAAACGTATGAAGAGAGGTGGGTTTCAAAATGGAAGGCGAAAAAAGAAATGA